GGCCGGTGGCGCATGTACTCCCTGAACAACGAGGGGCATGACCTGAACGATCACCGGATCCGGACCTTTGGCCTGCACGATTTTCTGCTGGGCTTCTTTACCTCATGCTACCTGGGGGTCATGAAGCCCAGCCCCACGATTTACCGCATTGGCCTGCAACTGGCCAACGTGCGCCCCGAGGAGGCCGTGATGATCGATGACCGCGCCCAGAATGCTGAGGCCGCCCGCTCGGTGGGCATGAACGCCGTGCACTACCGCGACGCCGCGCAACTCCAGGAGGAACTGGCGGCGCTGGGGGTGCGCTGAGCTGGGCGAAGCGCGAAACGCTCTAGACCTTGACGAACTCCTGCACGCCCATCACGAACATCACGGCCCCGCCCACCGGGACCTCTACAGGATCGCTGACCAGGCCCTCGTTCTGCTCGCCCATCGGAACGCTGGGGGCCACCAAGCGGCTGCGGGTACGGCAGGTCTGGCGAACAAAGCGCTTGAGATCGTCGAGACGTTCATCCGAAACGCCAATCATCAGGGTGGTGTTGCCCTCGCGTAAAAAGCCGCCGGTGCTGGCGAGCTTGGTGACCTCGAAGGCATTCTCCGAGAGGACGCGGATCAACGCTGTGGCGTCTGCGTCCTGAATGACGGCGAGTACGAGCTTCATAAGACTCAGAATAGCAAATGCGCTATGGGCGGGCACTCGGAGCGGGTTATAAGCGCTTTTCCTGCACGGGGAGTGCTTACAGCGGGCTGAGATTGGCGAACTTGACCAGCAATTTCTTGGTCCCTGCTGTCGGAAAATGCACCGTGACTTCCTGCTTGTCGCCGGTCCCGGCCACCGCGAGCAC
This genomic interval from Deinococcus humi contains the following:
- a CDS encoding cyclic-di-AMP receptor: MKLVLAVIQDADATALIRVLSENAFEVTKLASTGGFLREGNTTLMIGVSDERLDDLKRFVRQTCRTRSRLVAPSVPMGEQNEGLVSDPVEVPVGGAVMFVMGVQEFVKV
- a CDS encoding HAD family hydrolase, with product MTIKAVFWDIGGVLLTNGWDREQRADVLERFGLDITEFTERHKLAAPELELGRMTLAEYLGQTLFYAPRDFTPDEFRAAMEAESKSHPDALALARELSGRWRMYSLNNEGHDLNDHRIRTFGLHDFLLGFFTSCYLGVMKPSPTIYRIGLQLANVRPEEAVMIDDRAQNAEAARSVGMNAVHYRDAAQLQEELAALGVR